One window from the genome of Antechinus flavipes isolate AdamAnt ecotype Samford, QLD, Australia chromosome X, AdamAnt_v2, whole genome shotgun sequence encodes:
- the LOC127543261 gene encoding uncharacterized protein LOC127543261 produces MACPDKPKQNPTSNVSGGEVHQAPNLSRQENTSLVKLDKQDESEACVNGQSVQARWPQGWLKNGNRDVRRCPFAPLRPPGTLLREERKKQMEWASMWLNEGKGPNIRAYSSGPLRPPLGPPPMPAEPLDPNNQRKQQAKWQKVKGEVPICPPLGILRPASESNAQKREQLRGDYKPPDSPGNNARGAMCLQNGRSNQMARVSPCSLKHPLQPPSNNMQGNGKGFQPRGPPMPNQEQVQYPAITQGGPWPPMDNWMQPILFAACMPQCYMPNGQGSFNQYSNPPYNMPFPFPFMNSPTFVPFLPPYIFPSPPLNPLPFHGPPYPNRRNN; encoded by the exons ATGGCTTGTCCGGATAAACC GAAACAAAATCCCACTTCAAATGTGAGCGGCGGCGAAGTTCACCAAGCTCCCAACCTCAG CCGCCAAGAAAACACCTCTTTGGTAAAACTAGACAAGCAAGATGAATCTGAGGCATGTGTCAACGGACAAAGTGTGCAGGCTAGATGGCCACAAGGCTGGTTAAAGAACGGGAATAGGGATGTCCGACGGTGCCCTTTTGCCCCCTTAAGACCACCAGGCACTCTTCTccgagaagagaggaagaagcaaaTGGAATGGGCCTCCATGTGGCTAAACGAGGGGAAAGGCCCTAACATCCGTGCCTATTCATCAGGTCCCCTCCGTCCTCCTCTGGGGCCCCCACCTATGCCAGCAGAGCCATTAGACCCTAACAACCAGAGGAAGCAGCAGGCCAAGTGGCAAAAAGTTAAGGGTGAGGTTCCCATCTGCCCTCCTCTTGGCATTCTAAGACCTGCTTCCGAATCTAATGCGCAGAAAAGAGAGCAACTGCGAGGTGACTACAAGCCCCCAGATAGCCCTGGGAATAATGCCAGAGGAGCCATGTGCTTACAAAATGGGAGGAGCAATCAAATGGCTAGGGTTTCCCCCTGCTCTTTAAAGCATCCCCTACAGCCACCATCCAACAACATGCAGGGAAATGGCAAGGGTTTCCAACCCCGTGGACCACCAATGCCCAATCAAGAGCAGGTACAATATCCTGCTATCACCCAAGGGGGTCCATGGCCGCCTATGGATAATTGGATGCAACCCATCCTATTTGCAGCCTGTATGCCACAATGTTACATGCCCAATGGACAGGGCTCTTTCAATCAATATTCTAATCCACCCTATAatatgccatttcctttccccttcatgAATTCTCCAACCTTTGTTCCTTTTTTGCCTCcctatatttttccttctcctcctctcaaTCCTCTGCCTTTCCACGGCCCTCCTTACCCAAACAGAAGGAACAACTGA